In Nostocoides sp. HKS02, the DNA window GTGCCTCAGTCGGGGCTGACGGGTGCGGTCATCGAGAGGGCCACCACGAAGAGCGGCCGGTCTCGCATGGTGCCTCTCTCAGAGCTGGTGCTGCCGGTGGTCCTGAAGGCGGCCGAGGGCAGGGAACCCAACGACCTGCTTTTCCCGGCGCCTGAGGGCGGATACATCCATGCCCAGAACTGGCGGCGGTCCGTTCACTGGAATGCGACCGGCCTCGGGAGGCGTCCGCACGACCTGCGGCACACGGCAGCGAGTCTGTGGATCGCGGCTGGCGTCGATATCAAGACGGTGTCGTCCTGGCTCGGTCCTTCGACGGCGAAGCTGACCCTCGACACCTATGGGCATCTGATGGGGACGGACGCGGACCGCGCGGCGCTGGACCGGGTCAACAAGGCTCTTGGGAACCCGGCGGGCACCCGGCCTGCGAAATCGTCAGACTCCGAGAGCAACGGCGAGGCGTGAAAATGGCCTCTGACCTGCGAAAACGTAAAAGTGCCCCCGGGCAGAATCGAACTGCCGACACCCGCTTTAGGAGAGCGGTGCTCTATCCCCTGAGCTACGAGGGCGAGCGTGGCTGGGTCGATCGCTCGAAACCCGGAGGCCTCGTGCAGGTACCGCCACTCACGCAGCGGCCAGAGTAGCCGAGACCGCCCGCCCCGGGTTCGCCGGGCCGATCGCCAGGTGTGCCGCAGCGCTGCCGCGCACTTCCCCCGACCTAGCGTGGTGGGCTCACGCCTGCAGCTTGGCGATCTCGGCCCGCGCGGCTGCGACGAGCTCGTCGTTGGTGTGGGCGTGGCCCCACAGACCCCAGCCACCCTCGGGCGCCTCGGTCAGCAGCACCCACGTGCGCTCGCTCAGCGTCGCATCCCCAGCGGCGTCGGCGACCAGGTCGGTGAGCCTGCGGACGAGCGCGAGCTGCTTGTCGCGGTCGAGGGCGCCGGCATTGGTCAGGACCTGCACGCGGACGTACGTGCTGTCTCCGTCCACGTTCGCGAGCGCGCTTGCCGGCAGGTCGTGCACGAAGGCGGCAGTGTTCTTGCGGAACATCGGGATGTCCGGGACCCCCTCGACGGCCATCACGGCGGCGGCCAGGTCCGTGGCGAGCTGGGCGGTGTCCGGGAAGGTTCCGGTCGCGGCATACACATCGATCATCGGCACGGCGGGCTCCAGGCGAGTCGAGAAGGTGACTATGACGAGCGTCATAGAATCTATGCAAGTTAACATAGAATCCGTCCGCGGGAACCGTCGAGAGGGTGAAACTTTGGCTGGCGACGTGCGACGCCGGATGGTGCTCAGCGCGCTCACGCTGATCGCCGAGCGCGGCGTGCAGGGCACCTCCATCGCCGACCTGCTCGAGCGCAGCGGAGCGCCGCGCGGCTCGGTCTACCACCACTTCCCCGGTGGCAAGGACGAGATCGTGGCCGCGGCCATGGACTACATGGCGACCGACGGCCGGGTCCCCCTGCACGCCCTGCGTGGTTCTGATGTCCCCGGCATCGTCACCGGCTTCATCAACCTGTGGCGGGGCGTGCTGACCAGGAGCGAGTTCGCGGCCGGGTGCGCCACAGCCGGCGTGACCGTGAGCGGGGAGTCAGAGTCGGCCAGGGCCGCCGCGAGGAAGGTCTTCGAGCTCTGGATCGCCGACCTCACCGAGCTGCTCGAGGCCGCTGGCGTCGACCCGTCGAAGGCCGCCGACTTCGCCTGGATGCTCTTCGCCTCGACCGAGGGGGCGCTCGTCTTCGCTCGCGCAGAGCACAGCATGCGAGCCCTCGACCTCGTGGAGCAGCAGCTCCTCAGCCTCGGCGCCACGCTGGTCTGACCGGCGACTGGCCTGATCGCCGACCGGCGACCAGGGCCAGGTCACGACGAGGGCTGGTCGTCCTCCCAGGCGACCGACGCGATCCGCCACGCGCCGTCGACCCGCACGAGCTGGATGACCTTGGCGCCGCTGCCAGCGAGTGGCCCGTCCGGACCTCGACCCTTCTTCGCGTACGCCCCGGACCACACGGCGAGGTTGCCGTGAACCCACAGGTCGCCCGGCAGCGGCCACTCCCGGAACTCGGCCACCGCGTCGCCGGCCAGGTAGGCCCGCCGCGGCTCGACGAACGCGGCCACGTCATCGACCACGAGCTCGCCGGCAGCAGTGAAGTGCGCGATCGTCGCCTGCGGCAGGAACGACGCGGCGAGTGCATCGAGCCGCTCGTCCAGGCCCGGTTCGGTCCTGAACGCCGCGAAGAACCGCTCCACGCAGGCGGTCACCTCGGCGCGGTCCTCGACCTCGCGCTCGTCCTCCACCACATCAGCTCCTCACCCGTCGTCGCCAGCCGGACCGCGTCGACCCAGCCGACCGCCCGCCTTCGTATGCCGCGTCCGCGGCCTGCGCCCGGTCCCTCACCTGCAGCGTGGCGAGGATACGCGTCCCGCTGGTCGCTGTGACTAGCCCAGTTGGGTCCACAGGGCCCCCTGTGGACAAACCCCGGCCGTGCCCGTGGCCTGTTGACAGCCACGCGCGGACGGCGCGAGCGGCACCCCCCGTCCGGCGCCACAGGACATTCCGAGCGAAAAGGACTAGTCACTCGACGACAGGAGGGGCCAAAGAGCGCGAATCGGGAGAATCTGGCCTAGATTGAGACCACCAAGAGCACAACTGAAGAGCACGGGGGATTCTCGCTAGGGGATGCACATGACCAGAGCGCACCGCTTGGCCCGTTGGTCGGCTGCGCCCT includes these proteins:
- a CDS encoding DUF4440 domain-containing protein; the encoded protein is MVEDEREVEDRAEVTACVERFFAAFRTEPGLDERLDALAASFLPQATIAHFTAAGELVVDDVAAFVEPRRAYLAGDAVAEFREWPLPGDLWVHGNLAVWSGAYAKKGRGPDGPLAGSGAKVIQLVRVDGAWRIASVAWEDDQPSS
- a CDS encoding tautomerase family protein encodes the protein MTLVIVTFSTRLEPAVPMIDVYAATGTFPDTAQLATDLAAAVMAVEGVPDIPMFRKNTAAFVHDLPASALANVDGDSTYVRVQVLTNAGALDRDKQLALVRRLTDLVADAAGDATLSERTWVLLTEAPEGGWGLWGHAHTNDELVAAARAEIAKLQA
- a CDS encoding TetR/AcrR family transcriptional regulator is translated as MAGDVRRRMVLSALTLIAERGVQGTSIADLLERSGAPRGSVYHHFPGGKDEIVAAAMDYMATDGRVPLHALRGSDVPGIVTGFINLWRGVLTRSEFAAGCATAGVTVSGESESARAAARKVFELWIADLTELLEAAGVDPSKAADFAWMLFASTEGALVFARAEHSMRALDLVEQQLLSLGATLV